Proteins from a single region of Demequina sp. NBRC 110054:
- the dnaG gene encoding DNA primase gives MAGTINREDIASVRERAPIEDIVSQHVTLKPAGVGSLKGLCPFHDERSPSFHVRPQAGRWHCFGCGEGGDVIEFVMRMDGLTFVDAVEYLAERAGVTLRYEQGAGPRKEGTAGQRKRLLDAHRVAAEFYVTQLGTPEAKTGRDFLTERGFGREAAAHFGVGFAPQGWQALTDHLRRNGFTEAELRTSGLVSEGSRGVYDRFRGRLVWPIRDVTGEVIGFGARRLYDDDQGPKYLNTPETPLYKKAQVLYGLDLAKGSIRSERTAVVVEGYTDVMACHLAGVTNAVATCGTAFGEDHVKVVRRLMGDMAGAQLKVGSTGSKVIFTFDGDEAGQNAALKAFQLDQQFLAQTFVAVDPEGRDPCEIRQHRGDDAVRALMESRQPLFEFVIRTTLATHDLNTAEGRVAALRASAPVVAGIRDRVLQPEYARRLAGWLGMEVQAVRGAVSDAARSGAGRAPRHASHRPQGNRPAASTGPAGPSAPPHEDGPPPMDPETGAVLQVAPGPARPSRRDPVVRQEALSLGVLLQLAAAISREAEPAGVYAGLTPESFTVPQYRAVFESMLAAGGPSAAPDWVDAVVEQAGPMLAPTISELAVTPLPHEGGDDGPYAASVLSRLLDLALTRQIAELRGAMQRAGEGSAEAQQAFAELIALETRRRALREE, from the coding sequence GTGGCGGGCACGATCAACAGGGAGGACATCGCATCGGTGCGCGAGCGCGCGCCGATCGAGGACATCGTCTCCCAGCACGTCACCCTCAAGCCGGCAGGCGTCGGCTCCCTCAAGGGTCTGTGCCCCTTCCACGACGAGCGAAGCCCCTCGTTCCATGTGCGACCGCAGGCGGGCCGCTGGCACTGCTTCGGCTGCGGCGAGGGCGGCGACGTCATCGAGTTCGTGATGCGCATGGACGGGCTCACGTTCGTGGACGCGGTCGAGTACCTCGCCGAGCGCGCGGGCGTGACGCTGCGCTACGAGCAGGGCGCGGGACCGCGCAAGGAGGGGACGGCGGGGCAGCGCAAGCGCCTGCTCGACGCGCACCGCGTCGCCGCCGAGTTCTACGTCACCCAGCTCGGCACCCCCGAGGCGAAGACGGGGCGCGACTTCCTCACCGAGCGCGGCTTCGGGCGCGAGGCCGCCGCGCACTTCGGCGTCGGGTTTGCGCCGCAGGGGTGGCAGGCGCTCACCGACCACCTGCGCCGCAACGGCTTCACCGAGGCAGAGCTGCGCACGTCTGGCCTGGTGTCCGAGGGGTCGCGCGGCGTGTACGACCGCTTCCGCGGCCGTCTCGTGTGGCCGATCCGCGATGTCACGGGCGAGGTCATCGGCTTCGGCGCGCGGCGGCTCTATGACGACGACCAGGGTCCCAAGTACCTCAACACTCCCGAGACCCCGCTCTATAAGAAGGCGCAGGTGCTCTACGGCCTCGACCTCGCGAAGGGCTCGATCCGCTCGGAGCGGACCGCCGTGGTCGTCGAGGGGTACACCGACGTCATGGCCTGTCACCTCGCGGGCGTCACCAACGCCGTCGCGACGTGCGGCACGGCCTTCGGCGAGGACCACGTCAAGGTGGTGCGGCGGCTCATGGGCGACATGGCCGGGGCCCAGCTCAAGGTCGGGTCCACCGGCTCCAAGGTGATCTTCACTTTCGACGGCGACGAGGCAGGGCAGAACGCCGCGCTCAAGGCCTTCCAGCTGGACCAGCAGTTCCTCGCGCAGACGTTCGTGGCCGTCGACCCCGAGGGACGGGACCCGTGCGAGATCCGCCAGCATCGCGGTGACGATGCGGTGCGCGCCCTGATGGAATCGCGCCAGCCGCTGTTCGAGTTCGTCATCCGCACGACGCTCGCGACGCATGACCTCAACACCGCGGAGGGGCGCGTCGCCGCCCTGCGCGCCTCGGCCCCGGTCGTCGCCGGGATCCGCGATCGCGTGCTCCAGCCCGAGTACGCGCGTCGCCTCGCCGGCTGGCTCGGCATGGAGGTTCAGGCCGTGCGCGGCGCCGTCTCCGACGCCGCCCGCTCCGGTGCCGGCCGCGCTCCCCGGCACGCGTCGCATCGTCCTCAAGGGAACCGCCCGGCCGCCTCGACGGGACCGGCGGGTCCTTCCGCGCCGCCTCACGAGGACGGCCCGCCCCCGATGGATCCCGAGACCGGAGCGGTGCTGCAGGTGGCTCCCGGTCCCGCGCGACCGTCGCGGCGTGACCCCGTGGTGCGCCAGGAGGCGCTGTCGCTCGGCGTGCTGCTGCAGCTCGCGGCGGCGATCTCGCGCGAGGCCGAGCCCGCGGGCGTCTATGCGGGCCTCACCCCCGAGTCGTTCACGGTGCCGCAGTACCGCGCGGTCTTCGAATCGATGCTCGCCGCGGGCGGGCCGAGCGCGGCGCCCGACTGGGTGGACGCAGTGGTCGAGCAGGCGGGGCCGATGCTCGCGCCGACGATCTCCGAGCTCGCCGTCACGCCCCTTCCGCACGAGGGAGGGGATGACGGGCCCTACGCGGCGTCCGTGCTGTCGCGGCTGCTCGACCTCGCGCTGACGCGCCAGATCGCCGAGCTGCGCGGTGCGATGCAGCGGGCCGGAGAGGGTTC